In one Lachnospiraceae bacterium GAM79 genomic region, the following are encoded:
- a CDS encoding efflux RND transporter permease subunit: MNKFGKAIVKLRVPILIISILLLIPAAIGFLKTRVNYDVLSYLPKDIETMKGQDILADDFGTGAFSLCLVEGMDDKDVVKLKKQMEQVDNVDSVIWYDSIMDIAIPDEILPKDIREAYRNDDCTMMAIIFKTTMSSDETMEAITQIRKLASKQCFISGMSAVVTDTKDLCDKEVPIYVTIAVILSLIVLSLTMDSFLVPIFFLLSIGMAIVYNLGTNVFKGEISYITQALTAVLQLGVTMDYSIFLWHSYQEEKKVNGKENKEAMADAIASTFSSVIGSSITTVAGFVALCFMTFTLGLDLGIVMAKGVVIGVICCVTVLPSMILIFDKPIEKTCHRSLLPKFDKLSKFIVNKYWIFHILFLILLVPALYGYTHTDVYYNLDSSLPEDLPSIQANQKLEEEFNMNSTHMILLDSNLDEKSINKVISEIKNVKGVKTVLGLESVVGPMIPQSMIPQDLKSKLDNGEWKLMLVMSEYKVASDEVNTQCDEINTILHKYDSKGMLIGEAPCTKDLIEITDKDFNTVSTVSIGVILLIILFVFKSVSLPIILVCVIEFAIFINMGIPAFTNTTLPFIASIVIGTIQLGSTVDYAILMTTRYKRERSNGLAKKEAVTVALQTSMISIIVSALSFFAATFGVGCYSEIDMISSLCTLMARGAIISMFVVIFLLPAALMLFDKLIIHTTIGFKGITGKQKAAYAGAGNVDPASEQKTADDDFLNEDRPFAKKKSGNFDNYDFDDSYSDDDKYIDVNNDSNGPADRQ, from the coding sequence ATGAACAAATTTGGAAAGGCGATCGTAAAGCTTCGTGTACCGATCTTAATTATCAGTATCCTGCTTTTGATCCCGGCAGCGATTGGTTTCTTGAAAACCAGAGTAAACTATGATGTACTTTCATATTTACCAAAGGATATCGAAACCATGAAAGGTCAGGACATTCTGGCGGATGATTTCGGAACGGGTGCTTTCTCCCTGTGCCTTGTAGAAGGGATGGACGATAAAGATGTCGTCAAATTAAAAAAACAAATGGAACAGGTAGACAATGTTGATTCTGTAATCTGGTATGACTCGATTATGGATATTGCTATTCCGGATGAGATTTTACCGAAAGATATCAGAGAGGCATATCGTAATGATGATTGCACGATGATGGCAATTATCTTTAAAACAACAATGTCTTCCGATGAGACAATGGAAGCGATCACTCAGATCAGAAAGCTTGCAAGTAAGCAGTGTTTCATCAGCGGAATGTCAGCTGTTGTAACGGATACCAAGGATCTGTGTGATAAAGAGGTTCCAATCTATGTAACCATAGCAGTTATCTTATCGCTGATCGTATTATCACTGACTATGGATTCCTTCCTCGTACCGATCTTTTTCTTATTAAGTATCGGTATGGCGATTGTATATAACTTGGGAACAAATGTATTTAAAGGAGAGATCTCCTACATAACACAGGCACTTACCGCAGTCCTGCAGTTGGGTGTAACAATGGACTACTCGATCTTCCTGTGGCACAGTTATCAGGAAGAGAAAAAAGTAAATGGCAAAGAGAATAAAGAAGCTATGGCAGATGCAATTGCTTCCACCTTCTCATCTGTTATCGGTAGTTCGATCACAACAGTAGCAGGTTTCGTTGCACTGTGCTTCATGACCTTTACCTTAGGCCTTGACCTTGGTATCGTTATGGCAAAGGGTGTCGTTATCGGTGTTATCTGTTGTGTAACCGTACTCCCATCCATGATCCTGATCTTTGATAAGCCGATTGAAAAGACCTGTCACAGATCTTTACTTCCTAAGTTTGATAAGCTTAGCAAATTTATCGTGAATAAGTACTGGATCTTCCATATCTTATTCCTGATCCTTCTGGTTCCTGCGTTATATGGTTATACACATACAGATGTTTACTATAACCTCGACAGCTCATTACCGGAAGATCTTCCAAGTATTCAGGCAAACCAGAAGCTGGAAGAAGAATTCAATATGAACTCTACACATATGATCCTGCTTGACAGCAATCTGGATGAAAAGAGTATTAATAAAGTTATTTCAGAAATTAAGAATGTCAAGGGTGTTAAGACTGTACTTGGTCTGGAATCTGTAGTTGGTCCTATGATTCCACAGAGTATGATTCCACAGGATTTGAAATCCAAGCTTGACAATGGCGAATGGAAGCTGATGTTAGTCATGTCAGAATACAAAGTAGCAAGTGATGAAGTAAATACACAGTGTGATGAGATCAATACGATTCTTCACAAATATGACAGTAAGGGTATGCTGATCGGTGAAGCTCCTTGTACAAAGGATCTGATCGAGATCACAGATAAGGATTTTAACACAGTAAGTACCGTATCCATCGGTGTTATCCTGCTGATCATCTTATTCGTATTCAAATCAGTATCGCTTCCGATCATTCTGGTATGTGTAATCGAATTTGCAATCTTTATCAATATGGGTATTCCTGCATTTACAAATACAACATTACCATTCATCGCATCCATCGTTATCGGTACGATCCAGCTTGGTTCTACCGTTGACTATGCGATCCTGATGACAACAAGATATAAGAGAGAGAGAAGTAATGGCCTTGCTAAGAAAGAAGCAGTTACAGTTGCACTTCAGACATCTATGATTTCCATTATCGTAAGTGCATTAAGCTTTTTTGCCGCAACCTTCGGTGTTGGCTGTTATTCCGAGATCGATATGATCAGTTCTTTATGTACGTTGATGGCAAGAGGAGCTATCATCAGTATGTTTGTCGTCATCTTCCTGCTTCCTGCAGCGTTGATGTTATTCGATAAGCTGATCATCCATACAACAATCGGATTCAAGGGTATTACCGGCAAACAGAAAGCAGCTTATGCCGGAGCGGGAAATGTTGATCCGGCTTCGGAACAGAAAACGGCAGATGATGATTTCCTGAATGAAGACAGACCATTTGCAAAGAAGAAATCCGGAAACTTTGATAACTATGATTTTGATGACAGTTACAGTGACGATGATAAATATATAGATGTAAATAATGATTCCAATGGTCCTGCTGACCGGCAGTAG
- a CDS encoding heavy metal translocating P-type ATPase, producing MKFIIKDKMKGRLRVHMCQNHMSYEEADILLYYLESFEPVSSAKVYDRTADAVICYTGNPDIIIDRLRRFHYEDVKVPNGYLERSGRETNAMYQEKLIDKVIFHYARKWFLPYPISAAYTGLMSVKYIWKGIKTLTKGKIEVPVLDATSIGVSVLRGDMKTAGSIMFLLGIGELLEEWTHKKSVDDLARTMSLNVGKVWLKTEDNEILVDSDTIAKGDHVVVNVGTIIPFDGTVCDGEAMVNQASLTGESVSVRRTAGNVVYAGTVVEEGSLIIEVKEVSGSSRYEKIAQMIDESEKLKSNLEGKAEHLADRLVPYSLGGTILTYLLTRNVTKALAILMVDYSCALKLAMPVSVLSAIREAGSRKITVKGGKYLEAVAEADTIVFDKTGTLTKAQPTVAGVVSFNGISEDELLRIAACLEEHFPHSMAKAVVDAAKRKNLDHEEMHSEVKYIVAHGISTTIGDSKAIIGSYHFVFEDEKCTIPEGMEEVFENLPAEYSHLYLAIDNELAAAILIEDPLREESADIVERLKSVGISKVVMMTGDCERTAKAIAEHVGVDEYYSEVLPEDKAAFVDREKAAGRKVIMIGDGINDSPALSAADAGIAISDGAEIAREVADITIDADSLDEIVTLKILANLLMKRIHRNYRFIVGFNTGLIVLGVAGVIAPTTSALLHNTSTLMIGLNSMKDMLPEL from the coding sequence TTGAAATTCATAATAAAAGATAAGATGAAGGGCAGACTGCGTGTACATATGTGTCAGAATCATATGTCATATGAGGAAGCCGATATTCTCTTGTATTATCTGGAGTCATTTGAACCGGTCAGCTCGGCAAAGGTGTATGACCGGACGGCAGATGCAGTGATCTGTTATACGGGAAATCCGGATATCATTATCGACAGACTTCGCAGATTTCATTATGAAGATGTAAAAGTCCCAAATGGTTATCTGGAACGAAGCGGCAGAGAGACGAATGCGATGTATCAGGAGAAGCTGATCGATAAGGTCATCTTCCATTATGCAAGGAAATGGTTTCTTCCATACCCGATATCGGCAGCTTACACAGGTCTGATGTCTGTTAAATATATCTGGAAAGGTATTAAGACGCTGACAAAGGGCAAGATCGAAGTTCCGGTACTGGATGCAACATCCATCGGAGTATCTGTCTTACGAGGTGATATGAAGACCGCCGGTTCGATCATGTTCCTGCTTGGAATCGGTGAACTGCTTGAGGAGTGGACACATAAGAAGTCGGTCGATGATCTGGCACGTACGATGTCATTAAATGTCGGAAAAGTATGGTTAAAGACAGAGGATAACGAGATATTGGTTGATTCGGATACGATCGCGAAAGGAGATCATGTCGTTGTCAATGTCGGAACGATCATTCCGTTTGACGGAACTGTCTGTGATGGTGAAGCAATGGTAAATCAGGCATCGCTTACCGGAGAATCCGTATCCGTCAGACGTACGGCAGGAAACGTGGTATATGCCGGAACAGTGGTAGAAGAAGGCTCTCTCATAATAGAAGTAAAAGAGGTATCCGGTTCCAGCCGGTATGAGAAGATTGCGCAGATGATCGATGAGTCTGAAAAGTTGAAATCCAATTTGGAAGGCAAGGCAGAGCATCTGGCAGATCGTTTGGTGCCGTACAGCTTAGGTGGTACGATACTTACCTATCTGCTTACAAGAAATGTAACAAAAGCACTTGCGATCCTGATGGTTGATTATTCCTGTGCATTGAAGCTTGCTATGCCTGTATCGGTATTATCGGCGATCCGTGAGGCAGGAAGCCGTAAGATTACAGTTAAAGGCGGAAAGTATCTGGAAGCGGTAGCAGAAGCGGATACGATCGTATTTGATAAGACCGGAACGCTGACAAAGGCACAGCCTACAGTTGCGGGAGTAGTATCCTTTAACGGAATAAGTGAAGACGAATTGCTTCGTATTGCTGCCTGTCTGGAAGAGCATTTTCCACATTCTATGGCAAAAGCCGTAGTGGATGCGGCAAAACGAAAAAATCTGGATCATGAAGAGATGCATTCAGAAGTAAAATATATCGTAGCGCATGGAATCTCGACAACAATTGGGGATTCCAAGGCGATCATCGGCAGTTATCATTTTGTATTTGAGGACGAAAAATGTACGATACCGGAGGGGATGGAAGAAGTATTTGAGAATCTTCCGGCGGAATATTCCCACCTCTATCTGGCAATCGATAACGAGCTTGCGGCAGCAATCCTGATCGAGGATCCGTTAAGGGAAGAATCTGCAGATATTGTAGAACGGTTAAAGTCGGTTGGAATCTCCAAGGTCGTTATGATGACCGGTGACTGTGAACGGACTGCAAAGGCGATCGCAGAGCATGTCGGTGTCGATGAATATTATTCAGAGGTACTGCCGGAGGATAAGGCTGCATTTGTAGATCGAGAGAAGGCAGCAGGCAGAAAGGTTATCATGATCGGTGATGGTATCAATGATTCGCCGGCACTTTCAGCAGCAGATGCAGGCATCGCGATCAGTGATGGTGCGGAGATTGCCAGAGAGGTCGCAGATATTACAATCGATGCGGACAGTCTGGATGAGATTGTGACATTGAAGATACTTGCAAATCTCCTTATGAAACGGATTCACAGAAATTATCGTTTTATCGTAGGGTTTAATACCGGGCTGATCGTGCTTGGAGTTGCGGGTGTGATCGCACCGACAACATCTGCACTTCTGCATAATACATCAACCTTGATGATCGGATTAAACAGCATGAAAGACATGTTGCCCGAGTTATAA
- a CDS encoding TetR/AcrR family transcriptional regulator C-terminal domain-containing protein, with product MPESNLTKKAIALSAKELTKEKPYDKISISDIADRCGIKRQTFYYHFQDKYELLVWIYFNELFAPNMEGISLENWDEKLGAILTQMQEEKKFYINTIKHAEDYIIQYMLEVAEQTFEEAIDKLDEKSHLKNEERGIFARFFAYGICGIIVEWAKGGMKMAPEKLADYMREMLEKCKQAVYISDHDRQ from the coding sequence ATGCCGGAATCAAATCTTACAAAGAAAGCGATTGCATTAAGTGCAAAAGAACTGACAAAAGAGAAACCATATGACAAAATATCGATCAGTGATATCGCAGACCGATGTGGAATCAAGAGACAGACATTTTACTATCATTTTCAGGACAAATACGAACTGTTGGTCTGGATCTATTTTAATGAATTATTTGCTCCTAATATGGAGGGGATATCCTTAGAGAACTGGGATGAGAAATTAGGCGCGATCCTCACACAGATGCAGGAGGAGAAAAAGTTCTATATTAACACGATCAAACATGCAGAGGATTATATTATCCAGTATATGCTTGAGGTTGCAGAACAGACCTTTGAAGAGGCAATTGATAAGTTAGACGAGAAATCTCATCTGAAAAACGAGGAACGCGGCATATTTGCCCGGTTCTTTGCATATGGGATCTGTGGGATTATCGTTGAATGGGCAAAGGGTGGTATGAAGATGGCACCGGAGAAGCTGGCTGATTATATGAGGGAGATGCTTGAGAAGTGTAAGCAGGCAGTCTATATATCCGATCATGACAGACAGTAA
- a CDS encoding MATE family efflux transporter has protein sequence METNSSFYGTEKINKIFFKIAPPVMLAQLIQALYNIVDSLFVGKYSESGLTALSIIYPVQLLMIALAVGTGVGINTNIAHFLGIKRYKKADEVAGIGFSLAIIMWILFAVSCYLLMPAYARLQTNSDTVIADVITYGRIVCVGSIGLFTESIWTKVLQANGDMKTPMIAQIAGAITNIVLDPILIFGLFGIPKLGIAGAAFATITGQVVAALLVMKKGFRRSPSICKYPEDIRRIYALGIPNIIMQATYTFYIFGLNMILAGFSDEAVTALGLYYKWQTFFFIPLGALQTCIVPIISYNYAAKSIDRCKHTMTVAFIWGIALMFIGTLCFEFIPDPMLSVFTKDSEVIRIGVQGFRFIGISFIPMVGAQIYPVFLQATGEAFKSSFLTIMRTVFLFVPLGYLFSRFGFVYFWLTFPVTEVITTIVGFLFYRSFYRQHKMIVHE, from the coding sequence ATGGAAACAAACAGTAGTTTTTACGGCACAGAAAAGATCAATAAGATTTTTTTTAAGATCGCACCGCCTGTCATGCTGGCGCAGTTGATACAGGCTCTTTATAATATAGTAGACAGTTTATTTGTCGGGAAATACTCAGAGAGCGGTCTGACGGCGTTATCGATCATTTATCCTGTTCAGCTTCTGATGATCGCACTGGCAGTTGGAACAGGCGTTGGTATCAATACAAATATTGCACATTTTCTGGGAATAAAGAGGTATAAGAAGGCAGATGAGGTAGCAGGCATCGGCTTTAGTCTGGCGATCATTATGTGGATCTTATTTGCAGTAAGCTGTTATCTGCTGATGCCTGCATATGCACGGTTGCAGACAAACTCGGATACAGTAATTGCTGATGTAATTACATACGGAAGGATTGTGTGCGTAGGCAGTATTGGATTGTTTACAGAGAGTATATGGACAAAGGTACTTCAGGCAAACGGAGATATGAAGACGCCGATGATCGCGCAGATCGCAGGGGCTATCACGAATATCGTGTTAGATCCGATTTTGATCTTTGGGCTTTTTGGTATACCAAAGCTTGGAATCGCAGGAGCTGCATTTGCAACGATCACAGGACAGGTTGTTGCGGCACTTCTTGTTATGAAGAAGGGATTTCGCCGTTCGCCGTCTATTTGCAAATATCCCGAGGATATTCGCAGGATCTATGCTCTTGGAATTCCGAATATCATCATGCAGGCAACGTATACATTTTACATATTTGGATTGAATATGATCCTTGCAGGATTTTCCGATGAGGCAGTGACAGCACTTGGATTGTATTACAAATGGCAGACATTTTTCTTTATACCACTGGGTGCTCTTCAGACCTGCATTGTACCCATCATTAGCTATAACTATGCGGCAAAGAGTATTGATCGTTGTAAACATACGATGACGGTTGCATTTATATGGGGAATTGCATTGATGTTCATCGGAACGTTATGCTTTGAATTTATTCCGGACCCTATGCTGTCTGTATTTACGAAGGACAGCGAAGTTATCCGTATCGGAGTACAGGGATTCCGATTTATTGGGATCAGTTTTATACCGATGGTAGGTGCGCAGATTTATCCGGTCTTTTTGCAGGCAACCGGCGAAGCCTTTAAGAGTTCGTTTCTAACCATTATGAGAACTGTGTTCTTATTTGTACCGCTTGGATATCTGTTTTCCAGATTCGGATTTGTGTATTTCTGGCTGACTTTCCCGGTTACGGAGGTAATCACTACTATAGTAGGATTTCTGTTTTATCGAAGCTTTTACAGGCAACATAAGATGATAGTTCACGAGTAG
- a CDS encoding TetR/AcrR family transcriptional regulator: MKDDRETKEKLLASAEHEFMEKGYQGASLRNICKNAGVTTGALYFFFKDKDDIFASLVAPVLGSIRTMMEAHMQQELQEVKGELQEGQDDFSDDVYASRRIIHELYQNYDRVQLLLTKSQGSSLAGCIDEFVAFTEKNYRMLADAQAKVCGVSAPDDYTIHWMAHMQIDAFVHLLTHEPDEEKAVAHLGDILKYLLAGWYALFQRDE; encoded by the coding sequence ATGAAGGACGATCGGGAGACAAAAGAAAAGCTACTTGCAAGCGCAGAGCATGAATTTATGGAGAAGGGCTATCAGGGCGCATCCCTCCGTAATATCTGTAAGAATGCAGGTGTGACGACCGGCGCATTATATTTCTTCTTTAAAGATAAAGATGATATATTTGCTTCACTGGTGGCACCGGTGCTTGGAAGTATCCGTACGATGATGGAAGCACATATGCAGCAGGAGTTGCAGGAGGTAAAAGGCGAGCTTCAGGAGGGGCAGGATGATTTCAGCGATGACGTCTATGCATCCCGGCGGATCATTCATGAACTGTATCAGAACTATGACCGGGTACAGCTTCTGCTGACGAAGAGTCAGGGATCAAGTCTTGCAGGATGTATTGATGAATTTGTGGCATTTACAGAGAAGAATTACCGGATGCTGGCAGACGCACAGGCAAAGGTGTGTGGAGTTTCTGCACCGGATGATTATACGATACACTGGATGGCACATATGCAGATCGATGCATTTGTCCATTTGCTGACACATGAACCTGATGAAGAAAAAGCAGTTGCCCATCTGGGAGACATATTGAAATATCTGCTTGCCGGATGGTATGCACTGTTTCAGAGAGATGAATAG
- a CDS encoding ABC transporter ATP-binding protein encodes MYLEVSDVKKSYGEGGSYIQVLKGVSLQVKQGDMCVIQGTSGSGKSTLLNCIGGLDTIESGSIKVDGTEIAGMKADELSDYRRDYLGFIFQFYNLVPNLTVRENIQVCEYLTDQPLNMDELLEILGLTEHQNKFPAQLSGGQQQRCAIARALIKNPKLLLCDEPTGALDSKTSRDILILLEKINATYGTTMLIVTHNNSIKNMVDQVVIVKDGQIRKDYYNETKVPAAELEDL; translated from the coding sequence ATGTATTTAGAGGTATCAGATGTAAAAAAAAGTTATGGAGAAGGTGGAAGCTACATACAGGTTTTAAAGGGAGTATCCCTTCAGGTAAAGCAGGGCGATATGTGTGTCATTCAGGGAACCAGTGGTTCCGGTAAGTCTACGTTATTGAACTGTATCGGTGGACTGGATACGATCGAGTCCGGTTCGATCAAGGTGGATGGAACCGAGATTGCAGGTATGAAAGCAGATGAATTATCCGATTACAGGAGAGATTATCTGGGATTTATCTTCCAGTTCTATAATCTGGTACCAAACCTTACCGTGCGGGAAAATATTCAGGTCTGTGAATATCTGACAGATCAGCCGCTTAATATGGATGAGTTGCTTGAGATACTGGGACTGACAGAGCATCAGAATAAGTTTCCGGCACAGTTGTCCGGTGGTCAGCAGCAGAGATGTGCGATCGCAAGAGCACTGATCAAAAATCCGAAGCTGCTCTTATGTGATGAACCGACCGGAGCACTCGATTCCAAGACATCAAGGGATATCCTGATCCTTCTGGAGAAGATCAATGCGACCTATGGAACGACAATGTTGATTGTAACGCATAATAATTCCATTAAGAATATGGTCGATCAGGTCGTGATCGTAAAGGATGGTCAGATTAGGAAAGATTATTACAATGAGACAAAGGTACCGGCAGCAGAATTGGAGGATTTGTAA
- a CDS encoding DUF6110 family protein: MDIKKVGIFAAGLLFGTAGIKVLSSKDAKKVYTNCTAAALRAKKCVMNTATTIQENVDDIYQGAKQINADREAEEDVVVEDIPAETAEETAECACEAAAESTEETEA; the protein is encoded by the coding sequence ATGGATATTAAGAAAGTTGGAATATTTGCAGCAGGTTTATTGTTTGGTACGGCAGGTATCAAGGTATTATCAAGCAAGGATGCAAAGAAGGTTTACACAAACTGTACAGCAGCGGCTCTTCGTGCAAAGAAGTGTGTTATGAACACAGCTACAACCATTCAGGAAAATGTAGATGACATTTACCAGGGCGCAAAGCAGATCAATGCAGATCGTGAAGCAGAAGAAGATGTCGTTGTAGAAGATATTCCTGCTGAGACAGCAGAAGAAACTGCTGAGTGTGCATGTGAAGCTGCGGCAGAGAGTACAGAAGAAACAGAAGCATAA
- a CDS encoding glycosyltransferase family 8 protein, translating into MNLLFTINKGFMEHLDDCVRSIIRFPSEGGYDIYVIHSDLDLNDQKQLERYDKDIEGNSVTFHFIDMKYRKDMNFPETDHYPMEIYYRIYASALLPETLDRILYLDADIIVIRSLKELYEMDFEDNYFLACTHIRKFLNKMNRLRLGIEEKVPYINTGVILMNLDVLRKKQDFHEVGTFVEEHRKTLTLPDQDIIAALYGTHIGLIDTMRYNLSDRMIAFYNMEPNHEKIDRTWVRENAVILHYCGKQKPWNKNYVGILDAFYHELKDEEKLQVKE; encoded by the coding sequence ATGAATTTATTATTTACGATTAATAAGGGCTTTATGGAACATCTGGATGATTGTGTACGATCAATTATCCGTTTCCCATCAGAAGGTGGGTATGATATATATGTGATTCATTCTGATCTTGATCTGAATGATCAGAAACAGTTGGAACGATATGACAAAGATATAGAGGGGAATTCCGTAACATTTCATTTCATCGATATGAAGTATCGTAAAGATATGAATTTTCCGGAGACAGACCATTATCCGATGGAGATATATTACAGAATATATGCATCTGCATTATTACCGGAGACATTGGATCGGATCCTGTACCTTGATGCGGATATAATTGTCATTCGTTCATTGAAGGAACTGTATGAGATGGATTTTGAAGATAACTATTTTTTAGCTTGTACACATATCAGAAAGTTCTTAAATAAGATGAACCGGTTAAGACTGGGAATAGAGGAAAAGGTTCCATATATCAATACGGGCGTAATATTAATGAATCTGGATGTTTTGAGAAAAAAACAGGATTTTCACGAAGTGGGAACATTTGTGGAAGAACACAGAAAGACATTGACTTTACCGGATCAGGATATCATTGCTGCACTGTACGGTACACATATCGGTTTGATCGATACCATGCGGTATAATTTAAGTGACAGAATGATAGCATTTTATAATATGGAACCGAACCATGAGAAGATAGATAGAACATGGGTACGCGAGAATGCAGTAATCCTGCATTACTGTGGCAAACAAAAGCCATGGAATAAAAATTATGTGGGTATATTGGATGCATTTTATCATGAATTAAAAGATGAAGAAAAATTACAGGTGAAGGAATAA